A single genomic interval of uncultured Desulfobacter sp. harbors:
- a CDS encoding PAS domain S-box protein, with protein MMKYRLQDLIDIEHFQELQNRLNEIYSFPSSIIDNDGNILTATAWQEICIKFHRQNKETEKICIKSDQYIKDHIHEADPALTYRCPHGLVDNAIPIIIDGVHYGSFFTGQFLLEEPNLEFFQAQAQKYGFDEKAYLQAVKKVPIWTKKQLDNYLFFIKGLIAVISESGLKRLREIEHRKQIEKSENRYRSILKASLDGYWLTDTKGKLLEVNDAYCRMSGYSEKELLTMYISDFEIMEAPEQVAEHMKKVALKGLDRFESKHRRKDGTVFDVEVSLQFRAEEGGQCVCFLRDITDQKQADKSLRDSEAKYRLLVENQTDLVVKVDLDGRFLFVSPSYCDMFGKKEKELLDKNFMPLVHEDDRKMTAKAMEGLFTPPHTAYLEQRAMTKDGWKWLAWSDTAVLDRDGAVKGIIGVGRDITERKQAEMALKYSELKWRNILVNTPQIGISINPRAEITFVNEHFLALTGWEENEVIGRNWFDLFIPENVREGVRTVFHAVMGQKDTLGFSNYENEILGKSGQVFNVAWSNVLTKDAEGNVVDVTCLGVDLTERKRSEDKLKQSEIKYRTMMEAIKDPVYICSQDFIIQYMNQAMIDRIGHDATGELCYQALHGFDRECPWCKCDETFQAGHNEKNIVSPLDKCPFNVSSTVFVDESGALSKLSVFRDTTELIELQNRLQQAQKMEAIGNLAGGIAHDFNNILFPIIGMSEMMMEDLSAGSLEHKYAHAIHKAGHRAKELVSQILAFSRQSDQKKIPIRFQKILEEVLKLCRATIPANIEIKQKIQRDCGFIMGNATQLHQVGMNLITNAYHAVQEKNGKIVIALEEIESGPTNLRNTGINSGKYLLFTVSDDGIGMADKVKNKIFEPYFTTKEQGKGTGLGLAVVYGIVKDYGGEIEVETKIGSGTIFRVYLPLMSQSENKGAAEIKTEIKMGHEHILLVDDDAAVANLEQQILERLGYQITLRTSSLDAVEVFRSNPDAFDIVITDMTMPNMTGDQLVEEILSIRPDIPIVICTGFSERINEEQAEAIGVKGFLMKPVVKSDLASMVRKVLDDAKKVNL; from the coding sequence ATGATGAAATATAGACTACAAGATCTGATTGACATTGAACATTTCCAAGAATTACAGAACAGGTTGAATGAAATTTATTCCTTTCCGTCGTCGATTATCGACAACGATGGAAATATTCTTACCGCAACTGCATGGCAGGAAATCTGTATCAAGTTCCATAGACAAAACAAAGAAACCGAAAAAATATGTATAAAAAGTGACCAGTATATCAAAGACCATATCCATGAGGCCGACCCGGCATTAACTTACCGCTGTCCGCATGGTCTTGTTGACAATGCTATCCCTATTATTATTGATGGCGTACATTATGGGAGTTTTTTTACAGGCCAGTTTCTTTTGGAAGAACCGAACTTAGAATTTTTTCAAGCCCAAGCCCAAAAATATGGCTTTGATGAAAAGGCATACCTTCAAGCAGTTAAAAAGGTACCGATATGGACGAAAAAGCAACTTGATAATTATCTATTCTTTATTAAAGGGTTGATTGCCGTCATCTCCGAGAGTGGCTTGAAAAGACTAAGGGAGATAGAACATAGAAAACAAATCGAAAAAAGCGAAAACCGATATCGATCAATTCTTAAAGCGTCTTTGGACGGTTATTGGCTTACGGACACCAAGGGGAAACTCCTTGAGGTTAATGATGCGTATTGCCGCATGAGTGGCTATAGTGAAAAAGAACTACTCACTATGTACATTTCGGACTTTGAAATTATGGAAGCACCAGAACAGGTAGCCGAACATATGAAAAAGGTAGCTTTGAAAGGATTAGATCGATTTGAATCTAAACATCGCCGCAAAGACGGAACAGTCTTCGATGTTGAAGTCAGTCTTCAATTCCGGGCTGAGGAAGGCGGGCAATGTGTTTGTTTCCTTCGAGATATTACTGATCAAAAACAAGCTGATAAGTCTCTTCGAGATAGTGAGGCCAAGTACCGACTTCTCGTTGAAAACCAAACTGACTTAGTCGTCAAAGTCGATCTTGATGGCCGCTTTTTATTTGTCAGCCCGTCTTATTGCGATATGTTCGGCAAAAAAGAAAAAGAGCTTTTGGATAAGAACTTTATGCCTCTTGTGCATGAAGATGACAGGAAAATGACAGCAAAGGCCATGGAGGGACTTTTTACTCCTCCCCATACCGCATATCTTGAGCAGCGTGCAATGACAAAAGACGGGTGGAAATGGTTGGCTTGGTCCGATACCGCCGTTCTTGATAGGGATGGCGCTGTTAAGGGAATTATCGGTGTTGGCCGGGATATCACAGAGCGGAAACAGGCGGAAATGGCGCTGAAATATTCAGAGCTCAAATGGCGGAACATCCTTGTCAATACCCCTCAAATCGGCATTTCGATAAACCCCAGAGCTGAAATTACTTTCGTTAATGAGCATTTTCTGGCCCTCACCGGATGGGAAGAAAATGAAGTTATAGGGCGAAATTGGTTTGACTTGTTCATTCCGGAAAATGTCCGGGAAGGTGTCAGAACGGTTTTTCACGCTGTAATGGGGCAAAAGGATACGCTTGGATTTTCGAATTATGAAAATGAGATCCTTGGAAAATCGGGACAGGTTTTTAATGTCGCCTGGTCTAATGTATTGACCAAGGATGCTGAAGGAAATGTGGTCGATGTGACTTGTTTGGGAGTTGACCTTACCGAACGCAAGCGTTCTGAAGATAAATTAAAGCAAAGCGAAATCAAATACCGAACAATGATGGAGGCGATAAAAGACCCGGTTTATATCTGTTCGCAAGATTTTATAATACAATATATGAATCAAGCCATGATTGACAGGATCGGCCATGACGCCACAGGGGAATTGTGTTACCAAGCCCTGCATGGGTTCGATAGAGAATGTCCGTGGTGCAAATGTGATGAGACATTCCAAGCGGGTCATAACGAAAAAAATATTGTCAGCCCTCTGGATAAATGTCCTTTCAATGTTTCAAGTACTGTCTTTGTGGATGAAAGCGGAGCACTGTCCAAACTATCTGTATTCAGAGATACAACGGAACTCATAGAATTGCAAAATCGCCTTCAGCAAGCACAGAAAATGGAAGCGATCGGTAACCTTGCCGGCGGCATTGCACACGATTTTAACAATATTTTATTTCCCATCATTGGAATGTCGGAGATGATGATGGAGGACCTGTCGGCCGGAAGCCTGGAGCACAAATATGCACATGCAATACATAAGGCCGGCCATAGAGCCAAAGAGTTGGTGTCACAGATTCTTGCCTTCAGCCGTCAATCAGACCAGAAAAAAATACCGATAAGGTTCCAGAAGATTTTAGAAGAGGTCCTCAAGCTTTGTCGGGCGACCATTCCGGCAAATATTGAGATAAAGCAGAAAATTCAACGAGATTGCGGTTTCATTATGGGAAATGCCACGCAGCTTCATCAGGTTGGCATGAATCTTATTACCAATGCTTACCATGCGGTTCAGGAAAAAAACGGCAAAATAGTCATTGCTCTTGAGGAAATCGAAAGCGGCCCGACCAATTTAAGGAATACCGGCATTAATTCAGGAAAGTATCTGTTGTTTACTGTTTCCGACGATGGTATCGGCATGGCGGATAAAGTCAAAAACAAAATATTCGAACCGTACTTTACGACCAAAGAGCAAGGTAAGGGAACCGGTCTTGGGCTCGCCGTGGTGTATGGGATCGTTAAAGACTATGGTGGCGAGATTGAAGTCGAAACCAAAATCGGCTCAGGTACTATATTCCGCGTATATCTACCATTAATGAGTCAATCAGAAAACAAGGGGGCTGCGGAAATAAAAACCGAAATTAAGATGGGGCATGAACATATTCTATTGGTTGATGATGATGCCGCAGTGGCCAACCTTGAACAGCAGATACTTGAACGGCTTGGTTATCAAATTACGTTGCGTACCAGCAGCTTGGATGCCGTTGAGGTTTTTCGTTCAAATCCGGATGCCTTTGACATTGTCATTACTGACATGACCATGCCCAATATGACTGGTGATCAACTCGTAGAAGAGATTTTATCTATAAGACCGGATATACCTATTGTAATTTGTACCGGGTTCAGCGAAAGGATAAACGAAGAGCAGGCTGAAGCTATTGGGGTAAAAGGCTTTTTAATGAAGCCCGTTGTGAAATCAGATTTGGCGTCGATGGTTCGAAAGGTGTTGGATGATGCTAAAAAGGTTAATCTCTGA
- the ptsP gene encoding phosphoenolpyruvate--protein phosphotransferase — translation MNKKEPDHLNLLFDMGELASIITSGSDIEAFLTGASELVAKHLQAHVCSIYLFDSRSKDLVLKATRGLKPEAVDRVRMLPGEGLVGQCFSQDQVLRVGNARTSPGFKYFDNAGEEAFNSFLCVPIRRGVVKIGVLVVQHQEMDHFTLLDERALRTAANQLAGAIENARLLMALEPESADVNEDTDTISKKFPAFIKGKSDGYGLASGTIRPSRRKRKAILFEADTSNVTYSLADFQTAVEKTIDELKVLQNKFAASLPESESLIFTAHFMMLKDKNFTGKMKTLIEQGTSPVTAIQQITLKYIKVFSDNPNAYMQEKAVDVEDLGIRLLSHLKAVHTPKAPDRGTIFVTQDIYPSDIMKLTADGIRGIVLVGGGVTSHVAILARSLSIPLIIADDPVFLDLPDTTRLLLDAGQGNIYIDPDDNTLSIFKAKQEAENRAKTREMQPATYTLDNRRIRLLANINLLSEIHLARELKVEGIGLYRTEFPFLIRSGFPSEDEQYLIYKGLFDKTEPGTVTTVRTLDAGGDKVIKHTDFIQEANPALGLRSIRFSLKYRQIFRTQIRAILRAAHGREKVRLMFPLISSIDEFLEAKQVMADCIHQMAQEGVPHKSDLEVGMMIELPSVLATIDEFAQLADFFSIGTNDFIQYMLGADRGNKLVAEHYIPYHPAVNRGIAMIATAAIRHGIDVSVCGEMAHEPEYIPFLLGVGITTLSVDPKFLPSVQATVMETSFSRASAYAQRLLEQTRVKDAAAVLKIGPGK, via the coding sequence ATGAATAAAAAAGAACCCGACCATCTTAACCTGCTGTTCGACATGGGGGAACTTGCCTCCATCATCACCAGCGGATCAGACATTGAAGCGTTTCTCACCGGTGCCAGTGAACTTGTGGCAAAGCACCTCCAAGCCCATGTCTGCTCCATCTACCTTTTTGATTCCCGTTCCAAAGACCTGGTCCTGAAAGCCACCCGGGGGCTGAAGCCCGAAGCCGTTGACCGAGTCAGGATGCTGCCCGGAGAAGGCCTGGTGGGCCAGTGCTTCTCCCAGGACCAGGTTCTGCGGGTAGGAAACGCAAGAACAAGCCCGGGATTCAAATATTTTGACAATGCCGGAGAAGAAGCGTTTAATTCTTTTCTTTGTGTTCCCATTAGACGTGGGGTGGTGAAAATCGGCGTTCTAGTGGTCCAGCATCAGGAGATGGACCATTTTACCCTGCTTGATGAGCGTGCATTGAGAACGGCCGCCAACCAGCTGGCCGGTGCCATCGAAAATGCCAGACTGCTCATGGCCCTGGAGCCTGAATCGGCAGATGTAAACGAAGATACAGACACCATTTCAAAAAAATTTCCTGCTTTTATCAAAGGCAAATCCGACGGATACGGCTTAGCTTCCGGCACGATCCGGCCGTCGAGAAGAAAACGCAAAGCCATTCTGTTTGAAGCGGACACATCCAATGTCACCTATTCCCTGGCTGATTTTCAAACCGCCGTGGAAAAAACCATTGATGAATTAAAGGTGCTACAGAATAAATTTGCCGCAAGTCTACCGGAAAGCGAATCTTTAATATTCACTGCCCATTTCATGATGCTCAAAGACAAAAACTTCACGGGAAAAATGAAAACCCTGATAGAACAGGGCACCTCTCCTGTGACAGCCATCCAACAAATCACGCTGAAATACATAAAAGTCTTTTCGGATAATCCCAATGCTTATATGCAGGAAAAAGCGGTGGATGTTGAGGACTTAGGCATACGTCTTTTGTCCCATCTCAAGGCCGTGCATACACCCAAAGCCCCGGACCGGGGAACGATTTTCGTTACCCAGGACATTTATCCCTCGGATATAATGAAACTCACAGCCGACGGCATCCGGGGGATTGTGCTGGTGGGCGGCGGTGTTACCTCCCATGTCGCCATCCTTGCCCGGTCCCTGTCCATTCCATTGATCATTGCCGATGACCCCGTATTTCTGGATCTGCCCGATACCACGCGGCTGCTGTTAGATGCAGGTCAGGGCAATATTTACATTGATCCGGATGACAATACCCTTTCCATATTCAAGGCTAAACAGGAGGCTGAGAACCGGGCAAAAACCCGGGAGATGCAGCCTGCCACCTACACCCTTGACAACAGACGCATCCGGTTGCTTGCCAATATCAACTTGCTCAGTGAAATTCACCTGGCCCGGGAATTGAAAGTTGAAGGCATAGGCCTTTACCGTACGGAATTCCCATTCCTGATCCGGTCCGGCTTTCCTTCGGAAGACGAACAATACCTTATTTACAAAGGCTTGTTTGACAAGACAGAACCAGGAACCGTCACCACAGTGCGCACCCTGGATGCCGGCGGAGATAAGGTCATAAAACACACGGATTTTATCCAGGAGGCCAACCCGGCCTTAGGTTTGCGCTCCATTCGCTTTTCCCTGAAGTACCGCCAAATTTTCCGGACCCAGATCAGAGCCATTTTAAGGGCTGCCCATGGCAGGGAAAAGGTCCGCCTGATGTTTCCATTAATATCCTCCATTGACGAATTTCTGGAGGCAAAGCAGGTAATGGCGGATTGTATTCATCAGATGGCACAGGAGGGTGTGCCCCACAAAAGCGATCTTGAGGTAGGCATGATGATTGAACTGCCGTCGGTGCTTGCCACCATAGATGAATTTGCTCAACTGGCAGATTTTTTTTCCATCGGCACCAATGATTTTATTCAGTATATGTTGGGTGCGGACCGGGGTAACAAACTGGTGGCCGAGCACTATATCCCTTATCATCCTGCCGTAAACCGCGGCATTGCAATGATTGCAACAGCGGCAATCCGCCATGGCATTGATGTATCCGTATGCGGAGAGATGGCCCATGAACCCGAATATATCCCCTTTCTGCTCGGCGTGGGTATCACTACCCTCAGCGTGGATCCCAAATTCCTTCCCAGTGTCCAGGCCACGGTCATGGAGACAAGTTTTTCCCGGGCAAGCGCGTATGCCCAGCGTCTACTGGAGCAGACCCGGGTCAAGGACGCTGCTGCGGTGTTGAAAATTGGCCCTGGAAAATAA